The following are encoded in a window of Brevibacillus ruminantium genomic DNA:
- a CDS encoding TlyA family RNA methyltransferase yields the protein MRKERLDVLLVERGLYETREKAKAAVMAGLVQVGGDRCDKPGTKFSEDVAITVKGEVHPYVSRGGLKLDKALRVFELDLQDKVMMDIGSSTGGFTDCALQNGARKVYAIDVGYNQLAWSLRKDERVVVMERTNFRHMDPDSFADERPDAASIDVSFISLKLILPVLYRLLQEDGDVVALVKPQFEAGKENVGKNGIVRDPRIHETVLIEIGLFAKEIGFALKGLSFSPITGGEGNIEFLLHAKKAEGGFTSVEWPEKVREIVSLAHEELK from the coding sequence ATGAGAAAAGAACGGCTTGACGTACTGCTGGTAGAACGCGGCTTGTACGAGACAAGAGAGAAGGCAAAAGCGGCAGTCATGGCAGGTCTTGTGCAGGTAGGGGGAGACCGCTGTGACAAGCCGGGCACCAAGTTTAGCGAAGACGTGGCGATTACGGTAAAAGGCGAGGTTCATCCCTACGTCAGCCGTGGCGGACTCAAGCTGGACAAGGCGCTTCGAGTGTTTGAACTCGACCTGCAAGACAAAGTAATGATGGATATCGGTTCCTCCACTGGCGGTTTTACGGATTGTGCCCTGCAAAACGGTGCCAGAAAAGTATACGCCATCGACGTGGGCTACAACCAATTGGCATGGTCACTGCGCAAGGATGAGCGCGTCGTCGTCATGGAGCGGACGAATTTCCGGCATATGGACCCCGACAGCTTCGCAGATGAGCGTCCCGATGCCGCTTCGATTGACGTTTCCTTCATTTCGCTAAAACTGATCCTCCCTGTTCTGTATCGTTTATTACAGGAAGATGGTGACGTGGTAGCGTTGGTCAAGCCTCAGTTCGAGGCGGGCAAGGAAAATGTGGGGAAAAACGGGATCGTCCGCGATCCGCGGATTCATGAGACGGTTCTGATCGAGATTGGTTTATTTGCCAAAGAGATCGGGTTTGCGTTAAAAGGACTCTCCTTCTCACCCATCACCGGAGGAGAAGGAAACATCGAATTCCTGCTGCATGCCAAAAAAGCAGAGGGGGGCTTCACTTCTGTGGAATGGCCGGAAAAAGTAAGGGAGATCGTAAGCCTTGCTCATGAGGAATTGAAGTGA